Below is a window of Haloterrigena alkaliphila DNA.
CTCGCTCTCGAGGTCGACGTCGACGGAGTGGCCGTACGACGCCCGCACGCGACCGTCGTCCGTCCCGTCTGACTCCTCGGCGGTCCGCTCGAACCGCCCCTTCGGATCGGTCGCGATCACCGCCGCGACGTGGCTCGGCTCCGCCCAGTCGTAGTTCCGCTCGACCGCGTCGACCAAGTTCTCGTACTCGACCCAGCCGCGTTCGTCGAGTTCGAGGCCGACATCCCCGGGGAAGTGTCGGAGCGCGCCGCTCACGAACGTCGAGAGCCTGCGCCGCCGATCGCCGGACAGCAGTCGCTCGCCGCGCGCGTCACAGATAGGACACCGACCGTCGGCGCTCGAGAACGGCCCGTGGTCCGTGCAGGTTCGAATCGGATTCGTCACGGTCGACTGGTCTCGCTCGAGCGAAAACAACTGCTCGGTACCTCCGTCCGTCAGTCGCCCGTTCGGAACGACAGATCCAGCGTCGGTGCCGAGTGGGTCAGCGACCCCATCGAGATCGCGTCGACGCCGGTCGCGGCGTAGTCGGCGACGGTCTCGAGCGTGATCCCGCCGCTGGCCTCCGCGAGGACGCCGTCGTAGTCGGCGAGCGACTCGACGGCCTCGCGAGTCTCCTGGGGGGTCATGTTATCGAGCAGGACGATATCCGCGCCCGCTTCGGCGGCCCGCGGCGCGTCGTCGACCGTCTCGACCTCGACGTCGAGTTTCGTCGCGAACGACGTTCGCTCCCGGAAGTGCTCGACCGCGCCCTCGAGCCCCATTTCGGCGATGTGGTTGTCCTTGACCATTACCATGTGCGAGAGGTCGAGCCGGTGGGTATCTCCCCCGCCCGCGACGACGGCGCGTTTCTCGAGACCCCGGAGGCCGGGGGTGGTCTTGCGGGTCGCGGCGATGCGGACGTCCTCCGATTCGGTGCGGGCTCGTTCGACCACCTCGTTCGTTCGCGTGGCGATTCCCGACGCGTGGCCGGCGAGGTTGACGGCGACGCGCTCGCCCCGCAGGACCTCGCGTGCGGCTCCGTCAACGCGGAGGACCTCGTCACCCGGTTCGATCGCAGTGCCGTCCTCGAGCCGCTCGCGGGTCTCGACGCCGAGGTAGTCGAAGACGCTCGTTGCTGCCTCGAGGCCGGCGACGACGCCCGATTTCGTGGCGACGAGTCGCCCCGTCGTCTCGCCGGGCACCTGATTCGTCACGTCGTGGTGGCCGACGTCCTCGTGGAGCCAGCGTTCGACCTGCGCGTCGGTGATCATACGGGCCTCTGCGAGCGCTCGGCAGAAAAACGACCCGTTTACCGCGCGTTCGAATCCGCCATCGCCAGCCGCCGTCGCCGCACTGTGACTCTCGGTCTGTTCGCCCGTCAACTCGCGAGTCGGCCCGTTCGCTCGAGGGCGACGAGGGCGACGACCGCAGCGCCGAGGCAGAGCGCGGCGGCGGCGAACACCGCGTCGTAGGCGTAGCCGCGCTCGAGGACGGCGCCCAGGACCGACGACCCGACGGCTTGCGTCAGCATCCACGCGGAACTGAACACGGCGTAGGCGCTGCCCCGCGTCGAATCCGGCAACGTGTCGAGGAGGTACGTGTCGGTGGCCGGAAACAGCGTGTGGATGACGAAGCCGACGACCGCGGAGAGCGCGACCAGCGCGACCAAGCCGTCGACGACGGTGAGCGCGAGCAGGCACGCGGCGAAGGTGCCGACGATGCCGAGCAGCAGCGGAACATGGGGGAACCTGTCGGCCAGGTTGCCGCCGACGAAAAACGCCGGCACGCCGGCGGCGAAGACGATCGTGAGCATCGCTCCCGCCGCTCGATCGGAGAGCCCCTTCGACTGCATGTACAGTTCGTAGAAGTTGAAGACTCCCTGCCAGACGAACGAGACGGCGCCGACGACCGCCAGCGCCGTGAGGATGATCCGCCACTCCGAGAGCGCGCCGGCGACGAACTCGCGGTCGGCGCTCCCCGCCTCGGGCATCTCGACACCGCTCGCGGCGTACCACGCGTAGCCCGTCACGGCCGCCGCGCCGACGGCGATCGCCCACAGTGAGAGCCGCCAGTCGACGACGAGCGCGAGCGCGACGAACGGGGCGGCGATCACCGCGGCGATCTGGTTGGCCGCCCCGTGGATCCCCATGACGCGGCCGACCCGGGACGGATACAGTTCGCTCAACAGCGGATTCGCCGAGACGAAGTAGACGCCGGAGGCGATTCCCATGAGGAACGCGCCGATCATGAGGTGGCGAACCGTCGTCGCGGTCGCGGCGAGTCCCGAGGCGACCGCGAGGATCGTTCCGGAGCCGACCACGACGTGGTGTCTCGGTACCTTCGTGAGC
It encodes the following:
- a CDS encoding RNA 2'-phosphotransferase; the encoded protein is MTNPIRTCTDHGPFSSADGRCPICDARGERLLSGDRRRRLSTFVSGALRHFPGDVGLELDERGWVEYENLVDAVERNYDWAEPSHVAAVIATDPKGRFERTAEESDGTDDGRVRASYGHSVDVDLESEALCASDVPDELYHGTAPANLSSIREEGLQPMSRQHVHLSGTREAARQVGERHASAPVVLAVDAAAMLADGRRITKRGRETYTTDDVPPDYIRFPGSER
- the nadC gene encoding carboxylating nicotinate-nucleotide diphosphorylase, whose product is MITDAQVERWLHEDVGHHDVTNQVPGETTGRLVATKSGVVAGLEAATSVFDYLGVETRERLEDGTAIEPGDEVLRVDGAAREVLRGERVAVNLAGHASGIATRTNEVVERARTESEDVRIAATRKTTPGLRGLEKRAVVAGGGDTHRLDLSHMVMVKDNHIAEMGLEGAVEHFRERTSFATKLDVEVETVDDAPRAAEAGADIVLLDNMTPQETREAVESLADYDGVLAEASGGITLETVADYAATGVDAISMGSLTHSAPTLDLSFRTGD
- a CDS encoding MFS transporter translates to MARARLFASLCGLVFFVNLARIVFAPLLDVFIVEFGIGEGTAGLIVTLAWIGSASPRLPTGWLLTKVPRHHVVVGSGTILAVASGLAATATTVRHLMIGAFLMGIASGVYFVSANPLLSELYPSRVGRVMGIHGAANQIAAVIAAPFVALALVVDWRLSLWAIAVGAAAVTGYAWYAASGVEMPEAGSADREFVAGALSEWRIILTALAVVGAVSFVWQGVFNFYELYMQSKGLSDRAAGAMLTIVFAAGVPAFFVGGNLADRFPHVPLLLGIVGTFAACLLALTVVDGLVALVALSAVVGFVIHTLFPATDTYLLDTLPDSTRGSAYAVFSSAWMLTQAVGSSVLGAVLERGYAYDAVFAAAALCLGAAVVALVALERTGRLAS